From a single Nostoc sp. MS1 genomic region:
- a CDS encoding NIL domain-containing protein — translation MSSRQSVKPAPVHSRILVPQLYHRQPVISRLVSRYGLTVNIKAASLVSGTESEGWFDLDLLGEPQQVTNGLSYLQGLGVNVVQVAIANHIQLNQIPYPFLNPNDEHKPVESSQWQEKFPQQISQEETNRLRLQLCILKNYYEKPIISQLVSRYQITVNIISARLQPNQKNDGWFDLELWGKIQQLHSSLTYLEKLGFPIWLN, via the coding sequence ATGTCCTCTAGACAGTCGGTCAAACCTGCGCCAGTCCATAGCCGCATTCTTGTACCACAGTTGTATCATAGACAACCTGTGATTTCGCGTTTAGTTTCGCGTTATGGGTTAACTGTGAACATCAAGGCTGCATCTTTAGTATCGGGAACTGAAAGCGAAGGCTGGTTTGATTTGGATCTTCTGGGAGAACCCCAACAGGTAACTAATGGCTTATCGTACTTGCAAGGATTAGGGGTGAATGTAGTGCAAGTTGCGATCGCCAACCATATCCAATTAAACCAAATTCCTTACCCCTTCCTCAACCCTAATGATGAACACAAGCCAGTAGAATCTAGTCAATGGCAAGAAAAATTTCCTCAACAGATTTCTCAGGAAGAAACCAATCGACTACGCCTGCAACTGTGCATTTTAAAAAACTATTACGAAAAACCTATTATTTCTCAGTTAGTTTCCCGTTATCAAATCACGGTAAATATTATCAGTGCTAGACTACAACCAAATCAAAAAAATGATGGCTGGTTTGACTTAGAACTGTGGGGAAAAATCCAACAACTCCACTCCAGCTTGACCTATTTAGAAAAACTCGGTTTCCCAATTTGGCTGAATTAA
- a CDS encoding NIL domain-containing protein gives MAVLNQFSHKFPPRLSVVPSIHEKKQITQTRVRIYIPKTYLKEPVISQLISMYGLVVNITQALLGDNTGGEGNFDLTLQGTIKQISSGLAYLEALNIKIEGKANVEGDSWHY, from the coding sequence ATGGCTGTATTAAATCAATTTTCACACAAATTTCCCCCAAGATTATCTGTCGTACCTTCGATACACGAAAAAAAACAAATCACCCAAACTCGTGTGCGAATATATATTCCCAAAACCTACCTCAAAGAACCTGTGATTTCTCAACTCATCTCGATGTATGGCTTAGTTGTTAACATTACTCAAGCCTTGTTAGGAGACAATACAGGTGGAGAAGGAAATTTTGACCTTACCCTCCAAGGCACAATCAAACAAATATCTAGTGGGCTTGCGTACCTAGAAGCCCTAAATATTAAGATTGAGGGTAAGGCGAATGTAGAAGGCGATAGTTGGCATTACTAA